One Gemmatimonadota bacterium DNA window includes the following coding sequences:
- a CDS encoding sugar ABC transporter permease has product MSLTRTIFKERWAYLFLLLPLLLFAVFNMLPMAATIFLGFADYFPGGQPVWTGLENYAYALSDDLFWKALGITVLYTCGVVPASLLISLFLAYVIFGLKYAWAQVIFKSAFYLPVVTSGAILSLVWLWLFNPARGLLNYVLSFAGLGPYLWTSDPQMALPSLMFMAIMGGHGAAIVLLTAAMGGIPASYYEAARLDGAGPWRQYWKITLPLLRPTVLYLLVTSTIASFQVFTQVLMMTGGGPDYATTTLVYLIYTDAFEYFDFGKAAAEATLLSLSLAGIAVLQYKWLASDVEY; this is encoded by the coding sequence TTGAGCCTCACCCGAACGATCTTCAAGGAACGCTGGGCCTACCTGTTCCTCCTCCTGCCCCTCCTGCTTTTCGCGGTCTTCAACATGCTGCCCATGGCCGCGACGATCTTCCTCGGTTTCGCCGACTACTTTCCAGGGGGACAACCGGTCTGGACCGGCCTCGAAAACTACGCTTACGCGCTGTCGGACGACCTGTTCTGGAAGGCGTTGGGCATCACGGTCCTGTATACCTGCGGAGTGGTGCCTGCCAGCCTGCTGATCTCGCTGTTCCTGGCCTACGTCATCTTCGGTCTGAAATACGCCTGGGCCCAGGTCATCTTCAAATCGGCGTTCTATCTCCCGGTGGTGACGTCCGGGGCGATCCTCTCCCTGGTCTGGCTCTGGCTGTTCAACCCGGCCCGGGGCCTGCTCAACTACGTGCTGTCCTTCGCGGGGCTGGGACCCTACCTGTGGACCAGCGATCCCCAGATGGCCCTGCCTTCGCTGATGTTCATGGCGATCATGGGCGGGCACGGCGCAGCCATCGTGCTGCTGACCGCCGCCATGGGCGGCATCCCGGCCAGCTACTACGAGGCGGCGCGTCTGGACGGGGCCGGTCCGTGGCGACAGTACTGGAAGATCACCCTGCCTCTGCTCCGTCCGACGGTGCTCTACCTGCTCGTAACCAGCACGATCGCCTCCTTCCAGGTATTTACCCAGGTACTCATGATGACGGGAGGCGGCCCGGATTACGCGACGACCACGCTGGTCTATCTGATCTACACAGACGCCTTCGAATACTTCGATTTCGGGAAGGCCGCCGCCGAAGCGACGCTGCTTTCCCTCAGCCTGGCCGGTATCGCCGTACTGCAGTACAAGTGGCTGGCCAGCGACGTGGAATATTGA
- a CDS encoding carbohydrate ABC transporter permease, protein MLQYTFKILLALFAVLTLMPLYWIVVTAFQTPSVVLAFPPSLVPSPASWINFARLFNGSEIGTWMANSLIVTGTVTASNVLLGTLAGYTLAKKVFPGRQTIFWTVISLMFIPSQLTIIPLYALIVQLDWINTYQALIVPALIMPFSIFLMKQFLQTLPTELIEAARMDGCGEWGVFQRVILPLAKPGMGVLAIFTFMGVWNDFLWPLIVINQSSMLTLQVGLNSLQNQYYTDYGLLMAGAAVSALPMIAFFLVFQPYFVRSITIGAIKG, encoded by the coding sequence ATGTTACAATACACTTTTAAGATCCTGCTCGCGCTTTTCGCCGTGCTGACGCTGATGCCGCTGTACTGGATCGTCGTTACCGCGTTCCAGACCCCGTCGGTGGTCCTCGCCTTCCCGCCGAGCCTGGTACCGTCGCCCGCGTCGTGGATCAATTTCGCCCGCCTGTTCAATGGTTCCGAGATCGGCACCTGGATGGCCAATTCCCTCATCGTGACGGGCACGGTGACGGCATCCAACGTGCTCCTTGGCACGCTCGCCGGCTACACGCTGGCCAAGAAGGTCTTCCCGGGACGCCAGACGATCTTCTGGACGGTGATCAGCCTCATGTTCATCCCGAGCCAGCTGACCATCATCCCGCTCTACGCGCTGATCGTCCAACTGGACTGGATCAATACTTACCAGGCGCTCATCGTCCCGGCGCTGATCATGCCCTTTTCCATTTTCCTGATGAAACAGTTTCTGCAGACGCTGCCCACGGAACTCATCGAGGCCGCGCGCATGGATGGATGCGGGGAGTGGGGGGTGTTTCAGCGGGTGATCCTGCCGCTGGCGAAGCCCGGGATGGGCGTGCTGGCCATCTTCACCTTCATGGGCGTGTGGAACGACTTTCTGTGGCCGTTGATCGTGATCAACCAAAGCTCGATGCTGACCCTGCAGGTCGGGCTCAACTCTCTGCAGAACCAGTACTACACCGACTACGGCCTGCTCATGGCCGGGGCCGCGGTGTCGGCCCTGCCCATGATCGCCTTCTTTCTTGTCTTCCAGCCCTATTTCGTGCGGAGCATCACGATCGGTGCGATAAAGGGGTAG